Proteins encoded within one genomic window of Nonomuraea gerenzanensis:
- a CDS encoding AMP-binding protein, protein MRGFYEIAANDPERPALLGDEGTTYGRLLDRVNRASHGLTSRGVAPGDCVVTVLKNGADALTMMLATYQTGAYLVPVNWHFTAEEIDYIIGDCGAKVVVAPDALTVDELAAGQPGSAPEHRRAGSMMLYTSGTTGRPKGVRRRLLDLTPEELYPILMRKSWRHFGLPMGGVHLVCSQLYHSAPYGQAMMALQFGHSIVAPERFEAAAALELIERHRVTNAFMVPTMFHRLLAVPDRESYDLSSLTHLYHGAAPCPPATKQAMIDWLGPVLWEYYGSTEAAVATMVSSQEWLAKPGTVGKALDGMSFTIVDEDGNEVPPGSPGLVYIGGINRFEYHGDPDKTAAAMRGREYTPGDIGYLDEDGYLFLLDRRTDLIISGGVNIYPAEIEAALLEHPSVSDVAVIGVPDPEWGQKVVALVQPVAGVSGGEDLTADLLRHCAPRLARLKHPRLIEYRESLPRTPTGKLSRRNVREAYLSS, encoded by the coding sequence ATGAGGGGTTTCTACGAGATCGCCGCCAACGACCCTGAACGCCCCGCCCTCCTCGGCGACGAGGGCACCACCTACGGACGCTTGCTCGACCGGGTCAACCGTGCCTCCCACGGCCTGACCTCGCGCGGAGTCGCACCGGGCGACTGCGTGGTGACCGTGCTGAAGAACGGGGCCGACGCCCTGACCATGATGCTGGCCACGTACCAGACAGGGGCCTACCTCGTCCCTGTCAACTGGCACTTCACCGCCGAGGAGATCGACTACATCATCGGCGACTGCGGCGCCAAGGTGGTGGTCGCGCCGGACGCCCTGACGGTGGACGAGCTGGCCGCGGGCCAGCCCGGCAGCGCGCCCGAGCACCGGCGGGCCGGGTCGATGATGCTCTACACCTCGGGCACCACCGGACGCCCGAAGGGAGTGCGGCGGCGGCTGCTGGACCTGACGCCGGAGGAGCTGTACCCGATCCTGATGCGCAAGAGCTGGCGGCACTTCGGGCTGCCCATGGGCGGGGTGCACCTGGTGTGCTCGCAGCTCTACCACTCGGCGCCGTACGGGCAGGCGATGATGGCGCTGCAGTTCGGGCACTCGATCGTGGCGCCCGAGCGGTTCGAGGCCGCCGCCGCGCTGGAGCTGATCGAGCGGCACCGGGTGACGAACGCGTTCATGGTGCCCACGATGTTCCACCGGCTGCTGGCGGTGCCGGACCGCGAGTCGTACGACCTGTCGTCCCTCACCCACCTCTACCACGGCGCCGCGCCGTGCCCGCCGGCCACCAAGCAGGCGATGATCGACTGGCTCGGGCCGGTGCTCTGGGAGTACTACGGCTCGACCGAGGCGGCGGTGGCCACCATGGTCTCCTCGCAGGAGTGGCTGGCCAAGCCGGGCACGGTCGGCAAGGCGCTGGACGGCATGTCGTTCACGATCGTGGACGAGGACGGCAACGAGGTGCCGCCCGGCTCGCCCGGCCTGGTCTACATCGGCGGGATCAACCGCTTCGAGTACCACGGCGACCCGGACAAGACGGCCGCCGCCATGCGCGGGCGCGAGTACACCCCGGGCGACATCGGCTACCTCGACGAGGACGGCTACCTGTTCCTGCTGGACCGGCGGACCGACCTGATCATCTCGGGCGGCGTCAACATCTACCCGGCCGAGATCGAGGCGGCGCTGCTCGAGCACCCCTCCGTGTCCGACGTCGCGGTGATCGGCGTGCCCGATCCCGAGTGGGGGCAGAAGGTGGTGGCGCTCGTCCAGCCGGTGGCCGGGGTCTCCGGTGGGGAGGACCTCACGGCCGACCTGCTGCGGCACTGCGCGCCCCGGCTGGCCAGGCTCAAGCACCCGCGGCTGATCGAGTACAGGGAGTCGCTGCCCCGGACGCCGACGGGCAAGCTGAGCAGGCGAAACGTCCGGGAAGCGTATCTTTCGAGCTGA
- a CDS encoding AfsR/SARP family transcriptional regulator: MSVRFGVLGPLRVEGGQAPGPAKHRTLLAALLLSAREQVPVERLLSAVWDDRPPASAESVLRVYVSGLRKVVGGIRTVPGGYLIDVARDDVDCHRFERLVAAARQARQAGRVAEAADGFRAALGLWRGQSALADVESSVLRRAYGVPLEELRLTAVEERVQLDLLLGRGAEVVSELRALVAGHPMRERAWVLLIEALHRAGRRSEALDAYQDVRRTLVAELGLEPGAELVAAHRRVLDDAGTGTDPGAGPAAGAGPTALVRSVNELPPDISDFAGRRPVLDWIARMAAGRAGAPVHLVLHGPPGCGKSAVAVHAATALDLPGGLPDDRLYAVLGARPPGAVLEDLLRSLGCPDGAVPPALDDRVRLYRGMTARRRLLVLLDDAADEAQVRPLLPTGPGSLTLVTSRSPLAGLEAARAYELGLLDEDEAVALLGGVAGHERVRAEPEAALRIVRLCGLLPLALRIAGSRLARKPGWTLAHLAGRLGDERRRLDELSAGDLAVRGSLALGYRGLPDPERRLFRRLGALSAPDFAPWALGADLEPLVEAGLLQSRGLDEVGQERYGWHDLTRLYAAERLAEEDGGPAGVLAAVAGEILERTRHAREALLPAEPGTGRTQVHLPAPPGTARAEAHLPVLSGDGLETGWLRQEARWLGAERRFLVAMVGDFYRAGLYEPAWRLAFYLTPLFELGAHHDDWHTTTATGLDAARAAGQRHGEALLLRGLADLHRAEGRTDAAAAALRAAQPLVDGLELARITLRLGLVQAAEGSRTSKAAASQAGASEGGASEGGASKGGVSEGGVSEGGASKGGVSEGGASKGGVSEGGAWQAGASEARVDGGAGRRSSRVLEAERAFVRALRVFEEAGDRRGRADALRALGSLRADEAALRESLAAYQDLGDLRGEAEALLDLARLHLAAGRHRAARDCAIQRLGINRRLGDRLPEAVALLVLAEIEDAAGAVREAAGAARAALETFTAYGDRRSAARARLASAGAALRLGDTEEAVETLVRGMEEFDRLGDDQVKAEADRLMREAGRRRGRRI, from the coding sequence GTGAGCGTGCGCTTCGGCGTGCTCGGCCCGCTGCGCGTCGAGGGCGGTCAGGCGCCCGGGCCGGCCAAGCACCGCACGTTGCTGGCCGCGCTGCTGCTGTCGGCGCGCGAGCAGGTGCCGGTCGAGCGGCTGCTGTCCGCCGTCTGGGACGACCGGCCGCCCGCGTCCGCCGAGTCGGTGCTGCGCGTGTACGTCAGCGGGCTGCGCAAGGTCGTCGGCGGCATCCGTACCGTGCCAGGGGGTTACCTGATCGACGTGGCGCGGGACGACGTGGACTGCCACCGCTTCGAACGGCTGGTCGCCGCGGCCAGGCAGGCCAGGCAGGCGGGGCGGGTGGCGGAGGCGGCCGACGGGTTCAGGGCGGCGCTGGGGTTGTGGCGGGGGCAGAGCGCGCTGGCCGACGTCGAGTCGTCGGTGCTGCGGCGGGCGTACGGGGTGCCGCTGGAGGAGCTGCGGCTGACCGCGGTGGAGGAGCGGGTGCAGCTCGACCTGCTGCTGGGGCGGGGGGCCGAGGTGGTGAGCGAGCTGCGGGCGCTGGTCGCGGGGCATCCGATGCGCGAGCGGGCCTGGGTGCTGCTCATCGAGGCGCTGCACCGGGCGGGGCGGCGATCGGAGGCGCTGGACGCGTATCAGGATGTGCGGCGGACGTTGGTGGCGGAGCTGGGGCTGGAGCCGGGGGCCGAGCTGGTGGCCGCGCACCGGCGCGTACTGGACGACGCCGGCACGGGCACCGACCCCGGCGCAGGCCCCGCGGCCGGTGCGGGTCCCACCGCTCTGGTGCGGTCGGTCAACGAGTTGCCGCCCGACATCTCCGACTTCGCGGGGCGGCGGCCGGTGCTCGACTGGATCGCGCGGATGGCCGCCGGACGCGCCGGCGCGCCCGTGCACCTGGTCCTGCACGGCCCGCCAGGCTGCGGCAAGTCGGCCGTCGCCGTGCACGCCGCCACCGCGCTCGATCTGCCCGGCGGTCTGCCCGACGACCGGCTCTACGCCGTGCTCGGCGCACGTCCGCCCGGCGCCGTGCTGGAGGACCTGCTGCGTTCCCTCGGCTGCCCGGACGGCGCGGTGCCGCCCGCGCTGGACGACCGGGTGCGGCTGTACCGGGGTATGACGGCGCGCAGGCGGTTGCTCGTCCTGCTGGACGATGCCGCCGACGAGGCCCAGGTGCGCCCGTTGCTGCCTACCGGGCCCGGCAGCCTGACCTTGGTGACGAGCCGGTCGCCGCTGGCGGGGCTGGAGGCGGCGCGGGCGTACGAGCTGGGCCTGCTCGACGAGGACGAGGCCGTGGCGCTGCTCGGCGGCGTGGCCGGGCACGAACGCGTCCGCGCCGAGCCCGAGGCCGCCCTGCGGATCGTCCGGCTCTGCGGTCTCCTGCCGCTGGCTCTGCGCATCGCCGGGTCCCGGTTGGCCAGGAAACCGGGCTGGACGCTCGCCCACCTGGCGGGGCGGCTGGGCGACGAGCGACGCCGGCTCGACGAGCTCAGCGCGGGCGATCTCGCCGTCCGGGGCAGCCTCGCCCTCGGTTACCGCGGGCTGCCGGACCCGGAGCGGCGGCTGTTCCGCCGGCTGGGTGCGCTGTCCGCGCCCGACTTCGCGCCCTGGGCGCTGGGCGCCGACCTGGAGCCGCTGGTGGAGGCCGGGCTGCTGCAGTCGCGCGGGCTGGACGAGGTGGGTCAGGAACGGTACGGCTGGCACGACCTGACCCGGCTGTACGCCGCCGAACGGCTGGCCGAGGAGGACGGTGGCCCGGCCGGCGTGCTGGCGGCGGTGGCGGGCGAGATCCTGGAGCGCACCCGCCACGCCCGCGAAGCCCTCCTCCCAGCCGAACCCGGCACCGGCCGCACCCAGGTGCACCTGCCCGCACCGCCCGGCACCGCCCGCGCCGAGGCGCACCTGCCCGTACTCTCCGGTGATGGGCTGGAGACCGGGTGGTTGCGGCAGGAGGCGCGCTGGCTGGGGGCCGAGCGCCGGTTCCTGGTGGCGATGGTCGGGGACTTCTACCGGGCCGGCCTGTACGAGCCCGCGTGGCGGCTGGCCTTCTACCTGACCCCGCTGTTCGAGCTGGGCGCCCACCACGACGACTGGCACACGACGACGGCGACCGGGCTGGACGCGGCCAGGGCGGCGGGCCAGCGCCACGGCGAGGCGCTCCTGCTGCGCGGCCTGGCCGACCTCCACCGGGCGGAGGGCCGCACGGACGCGGCGGCCGCGGCACTGCGCGCGGCCCAGCCGCTGGTGGACGGGCTGGAGCTGGCCAGGATCACCCTCAGACTCGGCCTGGTCCAAGCGGCCGAGGGCAGCCGCACGTCGAAGGCCGCGGCATCGCAGGCCGGGGCGTCGGAGGGCGGGGCGTCGGAGGGCGGGGCGTCGAAGGGTGGGGTGTCGGAGGGCGGGGTGTCGGAGGGCGGGGCGTCGAAGGGTGGGGTGTCGGAGGGCGGGGCGTCGAAGGGTGGGGTGTCGGAGGGCGGGGCGTGGCAGGCCGGGGCGTCGGAGGCGCGGGTGGATGGCGGTGCGGGCCGCAGGTCGTCCAGGGTGCTGGAGGCGGAGCGGGCGTTCGTACGGGCGTTGCGGGTGTTCGAGGAGGCGGGGGACCGGCGGGGGCGGGCCGACGCGTTGCGGGCGCTCGGCTCCCTGCGCGCGGACGAGGCCGCCCTGCGCGAGAGCCTGGCCGCGTACCAGGACCTGGGTGACCTGCGCGGAGAGGCGGAGGCGCTGCTCGACCTGGCGCGGCTGCACCTCGCCGCCGGCCGCCACCGCGCGGCCCGCGACTGCGCGATCCAGCGGCTGGGCATCAACCGCCGCCTCGGCGACCGGCTCCCGGAGGCGGTGGCGCTGCTCGTCCTGGCCGAGATAGAGGACGCGGCGGGTGCCGTGAGGGAAGCTGCGGGCGCGGCGCGGGCGGCGCTGGAGACGTTCACCGCGTACGGCGACCGCAGGAGCGCCGCCCGGGCCCGGCTGGCGTCGGCGGGGGCCGCGTTGCGGCTGGGCGACACGGAAGAGGCGGTTGAGACCCTTGTGCGTGGTATGGAAGAGTTTGACCGCCTTGGTGATGACCAGGTCAAGGCGGAGGCCGACAGGCTCATGCGGGAGGCGGGCAGGCGGCGTGGTCGGCGCATATAG
- a CDS encoding OmpA family protein: MFRSLSVALALALSPTPAPSPPADATGAVEDLVLPVEDIVGEVESMDGTQSESKVGRQVTVAVTSDVLFALDKWQLTAKARQRLAEVAGKVEAEAAGGVVKIEGHTDDQGTDAYNSTLSQRRAQAVESEMRRLLSAAGVTLQARGYGESRPKVPNVIDGKPVEQNRARNRRVEIVFTAKQ, from the coding sequence ATGTTCCGATCTCTTAGCGTCGCGCTGGCCCTCGCCCTGTCGCCGACCCCGGCTCCCAGCCCGCCCGCGGACGCCACCGGCGCGGTCGAGGACCTCGTCCTGCCCGTCGAGGACATCGTCGGCGAGGTCGAGTCCATGGACGGCACCCAGAGCGAGAGCAAGGTGGGCCGGCAGGTGACGGTGGCGGTGACCAGCGACGTGCTGTTCGCGTTGGACAAGTGGCAGCTCACCGCCAAGGCCCGGCAGCGGCTGGCCGAGGTGGCGGGCAAGGTCGAGGCCGAGGCGGCCGGCGGCGTCGTCAAGATCGAGGGACACACCGACGACCAGGGCACGGACGCGTACAACAGCACGCTGTCGCAGCGGCGGGCGCAGGCCGTCGAGAGCGAGATGCGGCGGCTGCTGTCAGCGGCCGGGGTGACGCTGCAGGCGCGCGGCTACGGTGAGAGCCGCCCCAAGGTGCCCAACGTGATCGACGGCAAGCCCGTGGAGCAGAACCGGGCCAGGAACCGGCGCGTCGAGATCGTCTTCACCGCCAAGCAGTGA
- a CDS encoding S1C family serine protease → MREIVAGLAAAAVLVAGCGPPPTSTGTASPTAPATDTASPSAPSSPAASPTASPQALEAAYEKVISDVLPSIVQINTKVGLGSGIVFDTQGHIVTNAHVVGQATQMNVTIATGGAPRPAKLVKSFPAGDLAVIKVDRPDGLRPARFGDSSKLRVGQIVLAMGNPLGLSGSVTNGIVSALGRTVTEPQNPDSPGATIAGAIQTSAAINPGNSGGALVDLSGHVIGIPTLAATDPALGGGAAPGIGFAIPSNTATDIARQIVKDGRVTNSHRAGLGIRGSTVIGSDGQPSGVGVASVERGGGAEKAGIRAGDVIVSLNGEDTPTMAALAETITTFKPGDRVKVGVIRSSGRTETVTVTLGQLAGD, encoded by the coding sequence ATGAGGGAGATCGTCGCGGGGCTGGCCGCCGCAGCCGTACTGGTCGCCGGCTGCGGGCCGCCGCCCACATCCACAGGCACCGCCAGCCCCACCGCACCGGCCACCGACACGGCCTCGCCGTCGGCTCCCAGCTCGCCCGCGGCCTCGCCCACCGCGTCGCCGCAGGCGCTCGAAGCGGCCTACGAGAAGGTCATCTCGGACGTCCTGCCGTCCATCGTGCAGATCAACACGAAGGTCGGGCTGGGGTCCGGCATCGTGTTCGACACCCAGGGCCACATCGTCACCAACGCGCACGTGGTCGGGCAGGCCACGCAGATGAACGTGACCATCGCCACCGGCGGGGCGCCGCGACCGGCCAAGCTGGTCAAGTCGTTCCCCGCCGGGGACCTGGCCGTGATCAAGGTGGACCGGCCCGACGGGCTCAGGCCGGCGCGGTTCGGCGACTCCTCGAAGCTGCGGGTGGGGCAGATCGTGCTGGCCATGGGCAACCCGCTGGGGCTGTCCGGCAGCGTCACGAACGGCATCGTCTCCGCGCTCGGCCGTACGGTCACCGAGCCGCAGAACCCCGACTCGCCGGGCGCCACCATCGCCGGCGCCATCCAGACCTCCGCCGCCATCAACCCGGGCAACAGCGGCGGCGCCCTCGTGGACCTCTCGGGTCACGTGATCGGCATCCCGACGCTCGCCGCCACCGATCCCGCCCTGGGCGGCGGGGCCGCGCCGGGCATCGGTTTCGCCATCCCGAGCAACACCGCCACGGACATCGCCCGCCAGATCGTCAAGGACGGCCGGGTCACCAACAGCCACCGGGCCGGCCTGGGCATCCGCGGCAGCACCGTGATCGGCTCCGACGGGCAGCCGAGCGGGGTCGGGGTGGCCAGCGTCGAGCGAGGGGGCGGCGCCGAGAAGGCCGGCATCCGCGCGGGCGACGTGATCGTCTCCCTCAACGGCGAGGACACGCCGACGATGGCCGCCCTGGCCGAGACCATCACCACGTTCAAGCCGGGCGACCGCGTCAAGGTGGGCGTGATCCGTTCGAGCGGCCGCACCGAGACGGTCACCGTGACGCTGGGGCAGCTCGCGGGCGACTAG
- a CDS encoding glycosyltransferase: MPPSPQGDERASRPPLLEIVIPAYNEERRLPGGLLQLCAKLARMPFPTSVIVVDNNSTDRTAEIVRSWPRGPVPVRLVQCATPGKGAAVRAGLLGTSAPFVGFCDADMATDLDAIDVALGLLLSGERVVIGSRAHSGSHVENRHSKVRELGAFGFRALAGVLVHGVSDTQCGFKFFDGVLARDSAARLRTPGFAFDVELLARCVERGSTVREIPVRWRDMPGSRFSPARHTLGIVLELGRIWVRLHARPRPAPVHPAWEPPLDPVGYP, encoded by the coding sequence ATGCCACCCTCTCCACAAGGGGACGAGAGGGCGAGCCGGCCACCACTGCTTGAGATCGTCATTCCCGCCTACAACGAGGAACGACGACTTCCCGGGGGGCTCCTGCAGCTGTGCGCGAAGCTTGCCCGAATGCCGTTCCCCACCTCTGTCATCGTCGTGGACAACAACAGCACCGACCGCACGGCCGAGATCGTCAGGAGCTGGCCGCGCGGCCCCGTGCCCGTCCGCCTCGTCCAGTGCGCGACTCCCGGCAAGGGAGCCGCCGTGCGCGCCGGGCTGCTCGGCACCAGCGCGCCCTTCGTCGGCTTCTGCGACGCCGACATGGCCACCGACCTCGACGCCATCGACGTGGCGCTGGGGCTGCTGCTGTCCGGTGAGCGCGTCGTGATCGGCTCCAGGGCGCACAGCGGCTCGCACGTCGAGAACCGGCACAGCAAGGTGCGCGAGCTGGGCGCGTTCGGCTTCCGGGCGCTGGCGGGCGTGCTGGTGCACGGCGTCAGCGACACCCAGTGCGGCTTCAAGTTCTTCGACGGCGTGCTGGCCCGCGACAGCGCCGCGCGGCTGCGCACCCCCGGCTTCGCCTTCGACGTCGAGCTGCTCGCGCGCTGCGTCGAGCGCGGCTCGACGGTGCGGGAGATCCCCGTGCGCTGGCGTGACATGCCGGGCTCGCGGTTCTCCCCGGCCAGGCACACGCTCGGCATCGTGCTGGAGCTGGGCCGGATCTGGGTGCGGCTGCACGCCCGGCCACGGCCCGCCCCGGTGCACCCGGCCTGGGAGCCGCCGCTCGACCCCGTCGGATATCCGTGA
- a CDS encoding acyl-CoA dehydrogenase — protein MAIGLSEEHEALRESVSGWAERNIPSELLRAGAEGRPAFWSGLAEQGLLGLHVPEEYGGSGYGLLEAAVAVEALAERMAPGPFVPTVLASAVINASKRPEHLESFADGTLTAAVALTGSLTATRRDDGSLVVSGTAEPVLGGSLADSLVLPVSTPEGEEWVLVEAASATVTEIKSLDLTRPAAKVELSEVVVPAEGVLEGVESSDVRDLAAILLGAEAAGLASWCVTAAAEYAKVRVQFGRPIGQFQGIKHKLSRMLVALEQARATVWDATRAEGQELRFAAAVAGVMAPDAAVQCAKDAIQTFGGIGYTFEHDVHLYYRRALTLRALLGSSAEWAATVAELSLQGVSREMEIELPEGAEALRESIRAEIAQIAQLEGKEQKRALADQGFVMSHLPKPWGRDAKPLEQVLIAQELKAARVRLPAMIIGAWVVPSIAAYGTPEQQQRFLPRTLSGEMIWCQLFSEPGAGSDLASLQMKAEKVEGGWKLNGQKIWTSVAHVAEWGICIARNSSEGSKHEGITYFLVDMKAPGVTVRPLTEMTGENLFNEVFLDDVFVPDDLVVGEVGEGWKVARNTLSNERVSLSSGSGGTGASVPDLLGLVGRLGRELTPVEAQRVAEVVCEGHSINALSLRVTLKQLAGAEPGADASVRKLLSTSHAQHVSETAVELLGTAAVTAADMKLGDAGYWNRAVLATRAMTIYGGTTEVQLNIIGERMLGLPRDPEPGK, from the coding sequence ATGGCGATCGGGTTGAGCGAGGAGCACGAGGCGCTCCGCGAGTCGGTGAGCGGCTGGGCGGAGCGGAACATCCCCTCGGAGCTGCTGCGCGCCGGGGCGGAAGGCCGTCCCGCGTTCTGGTCGGGCCTGGCCGAGCAGGGGCTGCTCGGCCTGCACGTGCCCGAGGAGTACGGCGGCTCCGGATACGGGCTCCTGGAAGCGGCGGTGGCCGTCGAGGCGCTGGCCGAGCGCATGGCGCCGGGGCCGTTCGTGCCGACCGTGCTGGCCAGTGCCGTGATCAACGCCTCCAAGCGCCCTGAGCACCTGGAGTCGTTCGCGGACGGCACGCTGACCGCCGCCGTCGCGCTGACCGGCTCGCTGACCGCCACCCGCCGCGACGACGGCTCCCTGGTCGTCTCCGGTACGGCCGAGCCCGTGCTCGGCGGCTCGCTGGCCGACTCGCTGGTGCTGCCGGTCAGCACGCCCGAGGGCGAGGAGTGGGTGCTCGTCGAGGCCGCCTCCGCCACGGTCACCGAGATCAAGTCGCTCGACCTGACCAGGCCGGCCGCCAAGGTGGAGCTGTCGGAGGTGGTCGTCCCCGCCGAGGGCGTCCTGGAGGGCGTCGAGAGCTCCGACGTGCGCGACCTGGCCGCGATCCTGCTCGGCGCCGAGGCGGCGGGCCTGGCCTCGTGGTGCGTGACGGCCGCCGCCGAGTACGCCAAGGTCCGCGTCCAGTTCGGCCGCCCGATCGGCCAGTTCCAGGGCATCAAGCACAAGCTGTCGCGGATGCTCGTCGCGCTGGAGCAGGCCCGCGCCACCGTGTGGGACGCCACCCGCGCCGAGGGCCAGGAGCTGCGCTTCGCCGCCGCCGTGGCCGGGGTCATGGCGCCCGACGCCGCCGTGCAGTGCGCCAAGGACGCCATCCAGACCTTCGGCGGCATCGGCTACACCTTCGAGCACGACGTGCACCTCTACTACCGCCGCGCGCTCACCCTGCGTGCCCTGCTGGGCTCGTCGGCCGAGTGGGCCGCGACCGTGGCCGAGCTGTCGCTGCAGGGCGTCTCCAGGGAGATGGAGATCGAGCTGCCCGAGGGCGCCGAGGCGCTGCGCGAGTCGATCCGCGCAGAGATCGCGCAGATCGCGCAGTTGGAGGGCAAGGAGCAGAAGCGGGCCCTGGCCGACCAGGGGTTCGTCATGTCGCACCTGCCCAAGCCGTGGGGCCGCGACGCCAAGCCGCTGGAGCAGGTGCTGATCGCGCAGGAGCTCAAGGCCGCCAGGGTGCGGTTGCCCGCCATGATCATCGGTGCTTGGGTGGTGCCGTCGATCGCCGCGTACGGCACGCCCGAGCAGCAGCAGCGCTTCCTGCCCAGGACGCTCAGCGGCGAGATGATCTGGTGCCAGCTCTTCTCCGAGCCCGGCGCCGGCTCCGACCTGGCCTCGCTGCAGATGAAGGCGGAGAAGGTCGAGGGCGGCTGGAAGCTCAACGGCCAGAAGATCTGGACGTCCGTCGCGCACGTGGCCGAGTGGGGCATCTGCATCGCCCGCAACTCCAGCGAGGGCTCCAAGCACGAGGGCATCACCTACTTCCTGGTCGACATGAAGGCCCCCGGCGTCACCGTCAGGCCGCTGACCGAGATGACCGGCGAGAACCTGTTCAACGAGGTCTTCCTCGACGACGTCTTCGTGCCGGACGACCTGGTCGTGGGCGAGGTCGGCGAGGGCTGGAAGGTGGCCCGCAACACGCTGTCCAACGAGCGCGTCTCGCTGTCGTCCGGCTCGGGTGGCACCGGCGCGTCCGTGCCCGACCTGCTCGGGCTGGTCGGGCGGCTGGGGCGGGAGCTGACGCCGGTCGAGGCGCAGCGGGTGGCCGAGGTGGTCTGCGAGGGCCACTCGATCAACGCGCTGTCGCTGCGGGTGACGCTCAAGCAGCTCGCCGGGGCCGAGCCTGGGGCGGACGCGTCCGTACGGAAGCTGCTGTCCACCTCGCACGCCCAGCACGTGTCCGAGACGGCCGTGGAGCTGCTCGGGACGGCCGCCGTGACCGCCGCGGACATGAAGCTCGGCGACGCCGGCTACTGGAACCGGGCGGTGCTGGCCACGCGGGCGATGACCATCTACGGCGGCACCACCGAGGTGCAGCTCAACATCATCGGCGAGCGCATGCTGGGGCTGCCCAGGGATCCGGAGCCGGGCAAGTAG
- a CDS encoding glycosyltransferase family 4 protein — translation MKIAVVNWRDPWHPQAGGAETFAWEVARRFARAGHQVCYVTARAPGQARRDSAEGVRFVRMGGVFTVYPLVLGWLLLYGGRFDAVLDCQNGIPFFTPWVLRRRTRVLCVVHHVHDRQFGVHLPGWLAAFGRFLEGPVSRWSYRRHASVAVSPSTVRAMRERLGWRGPVHIVPNGVTIAQPGDIGKSPVPRLVCLGRLVAHKRVHLLLDAVAELREHRPGLVVDIIGRGPEEAALRARLPEGVTLHGYLPEQDKARLVARAWLHVSASQGEGWGLSVLEAAALGVPTVAFDVDGLRDAVRHGETGWLVPEGTGLAKGLASALDELDHTYTVRCREWAGRFSWDRSAERLLALMRGEDPGPGWEER, via the coding sequence GTGAAGATCGCTGTCGTCAACTGGCGTGACCCCTGGCACCCCCAGGCCGGCGGCGCCGAGACGTTCGCCTGGGAGGTGGCCCGCCGCTTCGCGCGGGCGGGTCACCAGGTGTGCTACGTCACGGCGCGCGCGCCCGGGCAGGCCCGGCGCGACAGCGCCGAAGGCGTGCGCTTCGTGCGGATGGGCGGGGTCTTCACCGTCTATCCGCTGGTCCTGGGCTGGCTGCTGCTGTACGGGGGCCGCTTCGACGCGGTGCTCGACTGCCAGAACGGCATCCCGTTCTTCACCCCCTGGGTGCTGCGGCGGCGCACCCGCGTGCTGTGCGTGGTGCACCATGTGCACGACCGGCAGTTCGGAGTGCACCTGCCGGGCTGGCTGGCCGCGTTCGGCCGGTTCCTGGAGGGGCCCGTGTCGCGGTGGAGCTACCGGCGGCACGCGAGCGTGGCGGTCTCGCCGTCCACGGTGCGGGCCATGCGGGAGCGGCTCGGCTGGCGCGGCCCGGTGCACATCGTGCCGAACGGGGTGACGATCGCGCAGCCCGGGGACATCGGGAAGAGCCCGGTTCCCCGGCTCGTCTGCCTCGGGCGGCTCGTCGCGCACAAGCGGGTGCACCTGCTCCTCGACGCCGTGGCCGAGCTGCGCGAGCACCGGCCCGGTCTGGTCGTGGACATCATCGGCCGGGGGCCGGAGGAGGCGGCGCTGCGTGCCCGGCTGCCCGAGGGCGTGACCCTGCACGGGTACCTGCCGGAGCAGGACAAGGCGCGGCTCGTCGCCCGGGCGTGGCTGCACGTGAGCGCCTCGCAGGGCGAGGGGTGGGGGCTGAGCGTGCTGGAGGCCGCCGCCCTCGGTGTGCCGACGGTGGCCTTCGACGTGGACGGGCTGCGCGACGCCGTGCGGCACGGCGAGACGGGCTGGCTGGTGCCGGAGGGCACGGGGCTGGCGAAGGGCCTTGCCTCGGCACTCGACGAGCTGGACCACACTTATACGGTGAGATGTCGGGAATGGGCCGGACGGTTCTCCTGGGACCGCAGTGCCGAACGCCTCCTCGCGCTGATGCGGGGCGAGGACCCCGGGCCCGGCTGGGAGGAGCGGTGA